A DNA window from Paenibacillus andongensis contains the following coding sequences:
- the nikR gene encoding nickel-responsive transcriptional regulator NikR encodes MSEKENLVRFGISMPQSLIEQYDRLIALQGYDNRSEAIRDLARKALLTSSSMQPDETVAGTIVMVYDHHIRDLPITLMDLQHDYHQAIISTMHIHLNHQQCLEILVVRGKVQKLRELQQRIQVLKGVGYAELSVTHVDEHGHSHEHPHSHL; translated from the coding sequence ATGTCTGAGAAAGAAAATCTTGTGCGCTTCGGTATCTCCATGCCGCAATCTCTCATAGAACAATATGACCGGCTCATTGCCTTACAGGGTTATGATAATCGCTCTGAAGCCATACGTGATCTTGCGCGCAAAGCGCTGTTAACGTCTAGCAGCATGCAGCCGGACGAAACCGTAGCCGGAACGATCGTGATGGTATATGACCATCATATTCGTGATTTGCCGATTACCTTGATGGATCTTCAACATGATTATCACCAAGCGATAATTTCAACGATGCATATCCATTTAAACCATCAGCAATGCTTGGAGATATTAGTTGTTCGCGGTAAGGTTCAGAAACTCAGAGAGCTTCAACAGCGGATTCAAGTCCTCAAAGGTGTAGGATACGCGGAGCTGTCTGTTACGCATGTGGACGAGCATGGGCACTCGCATGAGCATCCTCATTCTCATTTGTAG
- a CDS encoding M56 family metallopeptidase, producing the protein MNVKRLVEHLIDLFDWVWSVSTMASVLVVLIIVMQHVLRHRLKPRWHYLMWLLVIARLILPWGPESEFSIYNWIGYSDAVHSAVQVNQEEILTRAIVSETAAHSVYRNLVMIWMVGVCVLGIYTIMINRKFARKMKNETVAITDGRILELFNQCKKMMSVHKPIALVESCNLATPTLFGFVKPQLIMPKTILYSLNDDQLQHVFLHELAHCKRNDIGVNWFMHTLLIIHWFNPVLWYAYRQMREDQEIASDALALSCLSPDKSQEYGYTLIKLLENFSQPVQAIGNVNLTGSKIQLQRRIKMIKQFKTNSYRWSFLGIATIVFLSGCALTNPKDTSTSTSLQSSAVSEEKVKFQDSIDSKKTVSQETQKVDVSVVPQATPSDEKTRTAPSVGGQPTVSDDKSKPAPASQEPRVLDDKPRAAPVSPTPRVLDDKPRAAPVSPETRALDDKPRAAPVSPQTRALDSKPRAAAPVGPLPTAAAAAAE; encoded by the coding sequence GTGAATGTGAAACGATTAGTGGAACACCTTATTGATCTCTTTGATTGGGTTTGGTCAGTTTCGACTATGGCAAGTGTTTTGGTTGTACTGATCATAGTGATGCAGCACGTGCTAAGGCATCGCTTGAAACCAAGATGGCATTACTTGATGTGGCTGTTGGTTATTGCACGATTAATTTTGCCATGGGGCCCAGAGAGCGAATTCAGTATTTATAATTGGATCGGTTACTCTGATGCGGTTCATTCGGCTGTGCAAGTTAATCAGGAAGAAATACTTACAAGAGCTATTGTATCGGAAACTGCTGCCCACTCTGTTTACCGGAATTTAGTTATGATATGGATGGTTGGTGTGTGCGTTTTGGGGATATATACCATCATGATCAACAGGAAATTTGCCCGGAAAATGAAAAATGAGACGGTTGCGATAACCGATGGAAGAATACTGGAGCTATTCAATCAATGTAAAAAAATGATGTCGGTACATAAACCCATTGCTCTCGTTGAATCTTGCAATTTGGCAACACCAACCCTATTTGGTTTTGTAAAACCACAATTGATTATGCCCAAAACCATTTTATACAGCTTGAACGACGATCAATTACAGCATGTGTTCTTACATGAACTGGCTCACTGCAAGCGTAATGACATTGGGGTCAATTGGTTCATGCATACTTTACTGATTATACATTGGTTTAATCCAGTTCTTTGGTATGCTTATCGGCAAATGCGGGAAGATCAAGAAATCGCAAGTGATGCTCTTGCTCTCAGCTGCCTTTCTCCTGACAAAAGTCAGGAATATGGATATACGCTTATCAAATTGCTGGAAAATTTCTCGCAACCTGTTCAAGCGATTGGAAACGTGAATCTAACAGGAAGCAAAATACAATTACAAAGGAGAATTAAAATGATCAAACAATTTAAAACAAATTCGTATCGTTGGTCGTTTCTTGGGATAGCAACCATCGTCTTCCTAAGCGGGTGCGCATTAACGAATCCTAAGGATACTTCGACATCTACATCATTGCAAAGTTCGGCAGTTTCCGAAGAGAAGGTAAAATTTCAGGATTCTATAGATTCAAAAAAAACAGTTTCCCAAGAAACGCAGAAAGTGGACGTATCCGTAGTACCGCAGGCAACGCCTTCGGATGAGAAAACGAGAACGGCACCTTCTGTAGGGGGGCAACCAACAGTGTCGGATGACAAGTCCAAACCGGCACCGGCAAGCCAAGAGCCAAGAGTGTTGGATGACAAACCAAGGGCGGCGCCGGTAAGTCCGACACCTAGAGTGTTGGATGACAAACCGAGAGCCGCGCCGGTAAGTCCGGAAACAAGAGCATTGGATGACAAACCGAGAGCCGCGCCGGTAAGTCCACAAACAAGAGCATTGGATAGCAAACCGAGAGCGGCAGCTCCCGTAGGACCACTACCAACGGCGGCTGCGGCTGCGGCTGAATAA
- a CDS encoding DoxX family protein has translation MNTVAIIIQIILAVGFLMFGASKFGSKQMVDEFTRYGMPQWFRVITGLLEIAGAALLVAGIWNNSLVAYGGLLVAVIMVGAVITHLRIKDPVSKIGMPIILVILTLVVLFIK, from the coding sequence ATGAATACGGTAGCTATTATTATTCAAATCATTTTAGCAGTTGGATTTTTGATGTTTGGAGCCTCGAAGTTCGGTTCGAAACAAATGGTGGATGAATTCACGCGTTACGGGATGCCTCAGTGGTTTAGGGTCATAACTGGTTTACTCGAAATTGCCGGTGCTGCACTACTGGTTGCAGGAATTTGGAACAACAGTCTTGTTGCATACGGCGGATTGCTAGTGGCCGTTATTATGGTTGGAGCCGTCATAACGCATCTACGAATTAAGGATCCTGTATCTAAAATAGGCATGCCCATTATTTTAGTTATCCTTACGTTGGTTGTCTTGTTTATAAAATGA
- a CDS encoding DUF2203 domain-containing protein, with product MSVKKWFSLEEANEMLPFVDQELKKMQALKHNFEEKYAELRIKKNEHAEKPGAEKDPFFVLEAELEFLQIEARGLIHNFQNTGIELKDIETGLVDFPALMEGQEVLLCWKQGEDRIRYYHGKQDGFAGRKPISE from the coding sequence ATGTCGGTTAAAAAGTGGTTCAGTTTAGAAGAGGCAAATGAAATGCTGCCGTTTGTTGATCAGGAATTGAAGAAAATGCAAGCATTGAAGCACAATTTTGAGGAAAAATATGCAGAGCTCCGTATAAAGAAGAACGAGCATGCAGAGAAACCAGGCGCTGAGAAAGACCCTTTTTTTGTCTTGGAAGCAGAGCTGGAATTCCTTCAAATCGAAGCGCGCGGGCTTATTCATAATTTTCAGAATACGGGTATTGAACTCAAGGATATAGAAACTGGTCTTGTCGATTTTCCCGCGTTGATGGAAGGACAAGAAGTATTGCTTTGTTGGAAACAGGGAGAGGATAGAATTCGTTATTACCACGGCAAACAGGATGGATTTGCTGGACGTAAGCCGATTTCGGAATAG
- a CDS encoding glycoside hydrolase family 125 protein produces the protein MTNETKLPASMRKLIELVSNELQKERRPKLAAMFRDCFSNTYQTTIQRLEDGSTFVITGDIPAMWLRDSSAQVRAYLLLANEDSSLADMIEGVVKRQMQYIQLDPYANAFNMEPSSAGHQQDLTQMSPWIWERKYEIDSLCYPIQLSYLLWKATGRTSHFNEAYRSAVHTILHLWRVEQDHETKSPYRFQRLHCPPTDTLTRDGKGSPVGYTGMTWSGFRPSDDACSYGYLIPANMFAVVVLGYIAEIAEQVWQDASLSYESMKLAAEIKQGIEAFGTVEHPKLGTMFAYETDGLGNFNLMDDANVPSLLSIPYLGYVAESDPVYQHTRSFILSEENPYYYMGKAAQGIGSPHTPDRYIWHISLAVQGLTASSREEKLRILDILADTDAGTGLMHEGFHVDDPSQYTRPWFSWANSMFSELVLDVCGLSIEKLIKDRVNASHSS, from the coding sequence ATGACGAATGAGACTAAGTTACCTGCATCGATGCGTAAACTCATTGAGTTAGTAAGTAATGAATTACAGAAAGAACGACGGCCGAAGCTAGCTGCCATGTTCCGCGATTGCTTCTCCAACACGTATCAAACAACGATTCAAAGACTAGAGGACGGATCAACTTTCGTAATCACCGGTGATATACCAGCCATGTGGCTTCGTGATTCCTCGGCTCAGGTTCGAGCTTATCTGCTTCTGGCGAATGAGGATTCCAGCTTGGCGGATATGATTGAAGGTGTGGTTAAGCGGCAAATGCAATATATTCAACTTGATCCTTATGCCAATGCTTTTAATATGGAGCCAAGCAGCGCAGGTCATCAGCAGGATTTGACCCAAATGAGCCCATGGATCTGGGAGCGTAAATACGAAATCGATTCGTTATGCTATCCTATTCAGCTCAGTTATTTACTTTGGAAAGCAACAGGGAGAACTTCACATTTCAATGAAGCCTATCGATCTGCTGTTCATACGATCCTTCATCTTTGGCGTGTTGAACAAGATCATGAGACGAAGTCTCCTTATCGCTTCCAACGATTGCATTGTCCTCCGACAGACACATTAACGAGAGATGGAAAGGGCAGTCCAGTCGGCTATACAGGAATGACTTGGTCAGGTTTTCGGCCTAGCGACGATGCTTGTTCGTACGGATATTTGATTCCAGCAAACATGTTTGCTGTTGTAGTACTAGGTTATATCGCTGAAATCGCAGAGCAGGTGTGGCAGGATGCCAGTCTTAGCTATGAATCAATGAAGCTGGCCGCTGAGATTAAACAGGGAATAGAAGCTTTCGGAACGGTCGAGCATCCCAAGCTCGGTACGATGTTTGCCTATGAGACGGACGGACTTGGCAACTTCAATCTAATGGATGATGCCAACGTGCCCAGCTTGCTCTCGATTCCTTACTTGGGATATGTCGCCGAATCCGATCCCGTTTATCAGCATACACGCAGCTTTATACTTAGTGAAGAAAACCCTTACTACTATATGGGGAAAGCGGCTCAAGGGATCGGCAGTCCGCATACGCCGGATCGCTACATCTGGCATATTTCCCTTGCGGTACAAGGGCTTACGGCTTCAAGCCGGGAGGAAAAGCTGCGTATCCTTGATATATTAGCCGACACCGATGCAGGAACGGGACTGATGCATGAGGGTTTCCATGTAGACGATCCGTCACAATATACTCGGCCATGGTTCTCTTGGGCGAACTCCATGTTCAGCGAGTTGGTGTTAGACGTATGCGGCTTATCGATTGAAAAGCTAATTAAAGATCGCGTGAACGCATCGCACTCATCCTAG
- a CDS encoding copper resistance CopC/CopD family protein — MQRSLRYTFKRFVIMPSLLICMFAFIFLSAVAVPQTASAHASLVEAQPEAGTKLESSPPQVAVTFNEQLDAGLFYIKVLDHNGDEITRNKAYMNKEQTGLLLDLPKLTEGFYLISYHVISADGHPVAGSYPITIGNPPQEEALDLPSVYGGHNHGTGQLTTKDILQYASRGLWYLMILALTGWVIWLRLLGARGAETQKSLSAWTLNLQRAQLVALLLLVFTHIEALLGGGGVEEIWKLFSATTIGISWALMLVLSFLGFVLVGRAKWLDLLWPLCFLGVKSFSGHAASFTPIWATIGLDFIHLVGAACWVGGLVLLYAKWRQKSDDVSSYMQQFSKMALISILVLTLSGSLSVLLFLPNLRYLLYTSWGILMLVKIGAVALVVLIGFIIRLNLRKQKAKQSIVWIKVDLTFMVIIVLLVGLITYMAPIPVNEPLEWHQMGEKVHVSADITPKIQGTNSFVAKVWLPEKAGKPKQVLMLLHYLDDKEMAPISVPVTMYEDNTKEESYGFVKFSYKAQGAYLPFRGNWELEMRVMDADDNETVYNKQFMVY; from the coding sequence ATGCAAAGATCTTTACGTTATACGTTCAAACGTTTTGTGATCATGCCTTCATTGTTGATTTGCATGTTCGCCTTCATTTTCTTGAGCGCGGTTGCTGTTCCTCAGACAGCTTCTGCTCATGCGTCATTAGTGGAGGCCCAACCTGAAGCGGGCACCAAACTTGAAAGTTCACCGCCTCAAGTTGCCGTTACCTTTAATGAACAGTTAGATGCAGGACTTTTTTATATTAAAGTATTGGATCATAACGGTGACGAAATTACAAGGAATAAAGCTTATATGAACAAAGAGCAGACAGGATTACTTCTTGATCTGCCGAAATTAACAGAGGGCTTTTATTTGATCAGCTATCACGTCATTTCCGCTGACGGTCATCCTGTAGCAGGCAGTTATCCGATAACGATTGGCAATCCACCGCAAGAAGAAGCTCTCGATCTGCCTTCCGTATACGGTGGGCACAATCATGGAACGGGTCAGTTAACAACGAAAGATATCCTGCAATATGCGTCTCGCGGACTTTGGTATTTGATGATTTTGGCGTTGACTGGTTGGGTAATCTGGTTAAGGTTGTTGGGAGCTAGAGGAGCAGAGACACAGAAATCACTTTCGGCTTGGACGCTCAATCTCCAGCGTGCACAATTAGTGGCCTTATTGCTGCTCGTTTTCACACATATCGAAGCACTTCTTGGTGGCGGTGGAGTGGAAGAGATATGGAAATTATTTAGTGCAACTACAATCGGTATTTCCTGGGCACTTATGCTAGTCCTATCCTTCCTTGGATTTGTACTTGTAGGTAGGGCAAAGTGGCTAGATTTATTATGGCCTTTGTGTTTCCTAGGGGTGAAAAGCTTTAGCGGTCATGCGGCATCCTTCACTCCTATATGGGCAACAATCGGGCTGGATTTTATTCACCTGGTCGGCGCGGCATGTTGGGTTGGGGGCTTAGTGCTGCTCTATGCGAAATGGCGTCAAAAAAGTGATGATGTCAGTTCCTATATGCAGCAATTTTCGAAAATGGCTTTGATCTCCATTCTTGTGCTTACCCTGTCCGGATCTTTATCTGTCTTGTTATTCCTGCCAAACTTACGTTACTTGCTTTACACGTCGTGGGGAATATTGATGCTTGTGAAAATTGGTGCCGTAGCACTTGTGGTACTCATTGGATTCATTATTCGCCTCAATTTGCGCAAACAAAAGGCGAAACAATCGATTGTCTGGATAAAGGTTGATCTTACCTTTATGGTGATTATCGTGCTGCTGGTAGGGCTCATCACATACATGGCGCCAATTCCTGTCAATGAGCCGCTTGAGTGGCATCAGATGGGCGAGAAGGTCCACGTATCTGCTGACATTACGCCGAAAATCCAGGGCACCAATTCTTTCGTAGCAAAAGTATGGCTGCCAGAAAAAGCAGGGAAACCGAAGCAAGTGCTCATGCTGCTTCATTATTTAGACGATAAAGAAATGGCGCCAATTTCTGTGCCAGTAACCATGTATGAGGATAACACAAAAGAAGAATCTTACGGCTTTGTGAAATTCAGCTACAAGGCGCAGGGCGCTTACCTGCCGTTCCGCGGCAATTGGGAGTTAGAGATGCGTGTCATGGACGCGGATGATAATGAAACGGTGTACAACAAGCAATTTATGGTGTATTAA
- a CDS encoding PhzF family phenazine biosynthesis protein, with translation MSKQPLSFSIVDVFAEHKYEGNQLAVFRHAAHLSTEEMLAITREMNFSETTFILSEEPVNGGYDVRIFTPKEEVEFAGHPTLGTAYIIQKDIVGHPVQQIVLNLKIGQIPVTFDEKNPGMAWMQQKPPIFGEIIDLDTIAAVLGIPASSIDPRYPIQEVSTGLPALIVPLKSLKDVQRCKVNRDLYFQLIEPLSAKMILVFCPETCQAGNTLNARVFGDYYGAPEDPATGSANGDLAGYLVKYRYFGNESIDISVEQGFEIMRPSILYHRASQKEDHISIQIGGKTIYTAKGEWV, from the coding sequence ATGTCTAAACAGCCATTATCATTTTCGATCGTTGATGTATTTGCCGAGCATAAATATGAAGGCAATCAGCTCGCCGTTTTCCGGCATGCTGCCCACCTATCCACAGAGGAAATGCTTGCCATTACGCGCGAGATGAACTTCTCCGAAACAACGTTCATCCTGTCTGAAGAGCCTGTGAATGGCGGATATGATGTGCGTATCTTCACCCCGAAAGAAGAGGTAGAGTTCGCAGGTCATCCGACTTTGGGAACAGCCTACATCATTCAAAAAGATATCGTAGGACACCCTGTCCAGCAAATTGTGCTTAACTTAAAAATCGGTCAAATACCGGTCACTTTTGATGAGAAAAACCCCGGCATGGCTTGGATGCAGCAGAAGCCTCCGATATTTGGAGAGATTATCGATCTAGATACGATCGCAGCTGTTTTAGGAATTCCAGCATCGTCCATTGACCCGCGGTATCCCATTCAAGAGGTTTCTACTGGGCTGCCAGCCCTTATTGTCCCTCTAAAAAGCTTGAAAGACGTTCAGCGCTGTAAGGTAAATCGTGATCTATATTTCCAACTCATTGAGCCGCTTTCAGCGAAAATGATATTAGTCTTTTGTCCAGAGACTTGTCAGGCAGGTAACACTTTAAATGCAAGGGTGTTCGGTGACTATTATGGTGCACCCGAAGATCCGGCTACCGGTAGCGCCAATGGCGATTTGGCCGGTTACTTGGTGAAGTATCGCTATTTTGGCAATGAATCCATCGATATCAGCGTTGAGCAAGGCTTCGAAATCATGCGTCCTTCCATTCTGTATCATCGAGCATCTCAGAAGGAAGACCACATTTCTATTCAAATCGGCGGGAAAACGATATACACAGCAAAAGGCGAGTGGGTATAA
- a CDS encoding MarR family winged helix-turn-helix transcriptional regulator, with protein MYQGDEQSQLDLRLFRIWARATKAITDNTKRDIESHGISPDHFMILELLYNKGPHPIQRISEIFSIPSGSITYVVDKLEQKDYVKRQSSPTDRRTSNVALTEKGETLFNEIFPKHVAVISENFSFISNEDKLQMIDLFKKLGFGAQELSKDR; from the coding sequence ATGTACCAGGGAGACGAACAAAGCCAGCTTGATTTAAGATTATTCCGAATCTGGGCTAGAGCTACTAAAGCTATAACAGATAATACCAAACGTGATATCGAAAGTCATGGAATCAGTCCTGACCATTTTATGATTCTAGAGCTCCTCTATAACAAAGGACCTCATCCTATTCAAAGGATTAGTGAAATATTTAGTATTCCAAGTGGAAGTATTACCTATGTAGTAGATAAGCTTGAACAGAAAGATTATGTAAAACGACAATCCAGTCCTACCGATAGAAGAACCTCCAATGTCGCCCTTACGGAGAAGGGGGAAACCTTATTTAACGAGATTTTCCCGAAACATGTAGCCGTTATATCTGAGAATTTCTCCTTCATAAGCAATGAGGATAAACTTCAGATGATCGATCTATTTAAGAAACTGGGGTTTGGAGCACAGGAACTCAGTAAGGATAGATAA
- a CDS encoding SDR family oxidoreductase: protein MEKKLEGKVAIVTGASRGIGREIAEELARNGVKVVVNYASNPAKAAEVVHGIEQNGGIATAIQADISLVADIELMFQKTIEAYGKVDILVNNAGLMITKPIASITEEDFDKQFNVNVKGTFFACQQAAKYLSHNGRIINFSTSVIGSMFPTYSVYAATKGAVEQFTRQLAKEFGPKGITINAVAPGPVNTELFTVGKTEEQIDGLRKLNAFGRIGEPDDIASVVLFLASEESQWITGQTIRVNGGFI, encoded by the coding sequence ATGGAGAAGAAACTAGAAGGTAAAGTAGCGATAGTCACCGGAGCGTCTAGAGGAATAGGACGTGAGATCGCAGAGGAGTTGGCTCGAAACGGAGTCAAAGTTGTTGTAAACTATGCCAGCAATCCAGCGAAAGCTGCGGAGGTCGTTCATGGGATTGAACAAAATGGTGGAATAGCAACAGCCATTCAAGCTGATATTAGCCTCGTAGCGGACATTGAGCTCATGTTCCAGAAAACGATTGAAGCCTATGGCAAGGTCGATATTTTGGTCAATAACGCAGGACTAATGATCACTAAGCCTATAGCTAGTATCACCGAAGAAGATTTCGACAAGCAGTTTAATGTCAATGTCAAAGGCACCTTTTTTGCTTGCCAACAAGCCGCCAAATACTTAAGTCATAATGGCCGAATCATAAACTTCTCAACATCTGTCATCGGTAGTATGTTCCCGACCTACAGCGTTTATGCCGCTACCAAAGGAGCTGTAGAACAATTCACTCGCCAACTTGCAAAGGAATTTGGTCCAAAAGGCATTACGATTAATGCTGTCGCCCCAGGTCCGGTTAACACGGAACTCTTCACTGTGGGAAAAACAGAGGAGCAAATTGACGGTTTGCGTAAATTGAACGCTTTTGGTCGAATCGGTGAGCCTGACGATATTGCGAGTGTTGTCTTATTTTTGGCAAGCGAAGAATCCCAATGGATTACGGGACAAACCATCCGTGTCAATGGCGGGTTTATCTAA
- a CDS encoding GntR family transcriptional regulator, with translation MSTDSRPIYERIFESLREEIIQGKYNVGDRVPSEKELADEYNVSRITSKKALEMLAEERLIVRKPGRGSFVMEGGGILPSEGPSSSARTKHTLIGLVITDFGNTFGTEMIYGMEQASAEHDSFLVLRRSFGVPENEVKAIRSFLELGVDGIIVFPAQGEFYNDELLKLVIQQFPLVLVDRHLKGVAAASISTDNISAARTGADYLLDLGHKQICLLTPPPMDTTAIEDRIEGFVRAHAERGVMVDRSLWLDEITSTLPNSFHSPNIDKDIHMITEHLRSNPQITALFAMEYNIALLAKAAVEQMGLQIPKDISIICFDSPPTTLGSGYRFTHLIQAEDEIGKLAVENVLKLKRGEKVANKTSLAAKLIIGESTGPSK, from the coding sequence TTGTCAACGGATTCGAGACCCATATACGAGCGAATATTCGAATCGCTGCGTGAAGAAATAATACAAGGTAAATATAACGTTGGAGACCGCGTTCCTTCCGAGAAGGAACTGGCGGATGAATATAACGTGAGCCGTATTACGAGTAAAAAGGCGCTGGAGATGCTGGCCGAAGAACGTCTCATCGTGCGTAAGCCAGGGAGAGGCTCCTTTGTCATGGAAGGAGGGGGGATTCTTCCATCTGAGGGTCCATCTTCGAGTGCGAGAACCAAGCATACACTGATTGGCTTAGTCATAACGGATTTCGGCAATACCTTCGGTACGGAGATGATTTATGGCATGGAGCAGGCATCCGCCGAGCACGATAGCTTCCTGGTACTGCGCAGATCGTTTGGTGTGCCTGAGAATGAAGTAAAAGCTATTCGATCGTTTCTAGAGTTAGGCGTGGATGGCATTATTGTGTTTCCTGCACAAGGGGAGTTCTATAATGATGAGCTTCTTAAATTGGTCATACAGCAATTTCCCTTAGTTCTCGTTGACCGTCATCTCAAAGGGGTAGCCGCGGCTTCCATTAGTACGGATAACATAAGCGCTGCTCGCACGGGTGCTGACTATTTACTTGATTTGGGGCATAAGCAGATTTGCTTACTTACGCCGCCGCCTATGGATACAACGGCCATTGAGGACCGTATTGAAGGCTTCGTACGGGCTCATGCGGAACGCGGGGTCATGGTTGACCGGTCACTCTGGTTAGATGAAATCACCTCAACGCTGCCCAATTCTTTTCATTCACCTAATATCGATAAAGATATCCATATGATTACGGAGCACCTGCGAAGCAATCCGCAAATTACCGCTTTGTTCGCTATGGAATATAATATTGCTCTATTAGCCAAGGCTGCCGTGGAACAAATGGGACTTCAGATACCTAAGGATATTTCCATTATTTGTTTTGATAGCCCTCCTACGACGCTTGGCAGCGGCTATCGATTTACCCATCTGATCCAAGCCGAAGATGAAATCGGCAAGCTCGCTGTTGAGAATGTGCTAAAGCTGAAGCGAGGCGAGAAGGTAGCCAATAAAACAAGCCTGGCAGCCAAACTAATCATTGGGGAGTCAACGGGACCCTCCAAATGA
- a CDS encoding PAS domain-containing sensor histidine kinase, with the protein MHNWSKALNLRTPFKISLVYMLVGSLWIILSDRVMDILNLSGAITIHSTKGLFYVLLTAFILYWWVKRLKKALTESEERYRLLVEYSPEPLVVHSKGKIVYINPAGAEIFGAASSEELIDYPIMNFVHPDYFDIAKERIRMIEEEKVPSAPIEQKFLRVDRQVIDVEVRAVPCIYLGKPAVQLICRDITERKRARRMLEEREQSYKSLVENNPDAIFELDLNGRVLHINQATERITGYQQEELLLQSFCRLLVGEDHLKARKLFEASTKGESNNIEVAIINKRGYSVELNLKTVPIIINDKIDGVYGIAKDITERKRTDELLIKSEKLSVVGQLAAGVAHEIRNPLTSLRGFVQLLQTRMDNYNEYFQIMLTELDRINYIVSEFLVIAKPQVVCFEMKDLRKILHDVISLLDTQAILSDVQIHTTFDPDIPLINCEENQLKQVFINILKNAIEAMTEGGIIEIMMRLDDNKIVIRFIDQGCGIPEERIGMLGEPFYTTKEKGTGLGLMVSQKIIEAHHGSLQIMSQIGIGTTVELILPLNPK; encoded by the coding sequence ATGCATAATTGGTCAAAGGCACTAAATCTCAGAACTCCTTTTAAAATCTCTTTGGTCTATATGCTTGTAGGAAGTCTCTGGATTATCCTGTCTGATAGAGTTATGGATATTCTTAACTTATCAGGGGCAATAACTATTCATTCAACTAAGGGTCTATTTTATGTATTACTTACGGCATTCATTCTATATTGGTGGGTAAAACGTTTGAAGAAAGCCCTTACAGAAAGCGAGGAACGGTACCGACTACTTGTAGAATACTCACCAGAACCGTTAGTTGTTCACAGTAAAGGAAAAATAGTTTATATCAATCCAGCCGGTGCCGAAATATTTGGCGCAGCTAGCTCAGAGGAACTTATTGATTATCCTATAATGAATTTCGTGCATCCCGATTATTTCGATATTGCGAAAGAACGAATTAGGATGATCGAAGAGGAGAAGGTGCCATCTGCTCCCATCGAGCAGAAATTTCTTCGTGTTGATCGCCAAGTTATTGATGTTGAAGTCAGAGCGGTACCTTGTATCTACTTAGGTAAACCGGCAGTTCAGCTTATATGTAGGGATATCACTGAGCGTAAACGAGCCAGGCGTATGCTGGAAGAGAGAGAACAGAGTTATAAGTCCCTTGTTGAAAATAACCCCGATGCTATATTTGAATTAGATCTAAATGGACGAGTACTTCATATAAATCAAGCTACCGAAAGGATTACGGGTTATCAGCAGGAAGAGCTGCTGCTTCAGAGCTTTTGTCGTTTATTGGTAGGCGAAGATCACCTTAAAGCAAGAAAGCTGTTTGAAGCGTCTACAAAAGGTGAATCAAACAATATCGAAGTCGCCATTATTAATAAACGAGGCTATAGTGTCGAATTAAATTTAAAGACGGTTCCAATTATTATAAATGATAAGATCGATGGGGTTTATGGTATTGCAAAAGACATAACCGAACGTAAAAGGACGGATGAGCTTCTGATTAAATCAGAAAAGCTATCGGTCGTGGGGCAGCTAGCCGCCGGAGTTGCTCACGAGATTCGAAATCCATTAACCTCTCTTAGAGGATTTGTCCAATTATTACAAACCAGGATGGATAATTATAATGAGTATTTTCAAATTATGTTGACGGAGTTAGACCGAATTAATTATATCGTGAGCGAGTTTTTGGTTATTGCCAAGCCGCAGGTCGTGTGTTTTGAGATGAAGGATCTTCGCAAAATTCTGCATGATGTGATCTCGCTGCTTGACACACAAGCCATTCTTAGTGATGTGCAAATTCATACGACGTTTGATCCAGACATACCGTTAATCAATTGTGAAGAAAATCAATTAAAACAGGTCTTTATTAATATTCTTAAAAATGCGATTGAAGCGATGACCGAAGGCGGTATTATCGAAATTATGATGAGGTTAGATGACAATAAAATCGTTATTCGATTTATTGATCAGGGATGTGGAATTCCTGAAGAACGAATAGGGATGTTAGGAGAACCCTTTTATACAACAAAAGAAAAAGGGACTGGATTAGGATTAATGGTGAGCCAAAAAATCATTGAAGCACATCACGGAAGTCTTCAAATTATGAGTCAGATCGGTATAGGAACAACGGTTGAGCTTATTTTACCTTTAAATCCCAAATAG